The Arachis hypogaea cultivar Tifrunner chromosome 19, arahy.Tifrunner.gnm2.J5K5, whole genome shotgun sequence genome has a window encoding:
- the LOC112777718 gene encoding disease resistance protein RPV1, translating into MDLQKLILDNTNETENSFVKDQNYAHIESLLRTQPREVQVIGVWGMGGIGKTTIAAAIFEEFSPKYEVNCFLANVREESSKHGFKYIFNKLLCELLQEDIHIDTPTIISSTIMSRLRHKKALIVLDDVNSSDLLDNLLGVGHDYLGVGSRVIVTTRDRHVLTCRAVDQILEVKEMNYHNSLKLFSLNAFNQIHPPENGFQELSKRAVAYAKGNPLALKVLGSFLRSKSENEWDSALTKLKGTPDANVHKVLRLSFDELDDAEKNIFLDIACFFKGEEKYKVIMILNACGFHANIGIRNLLDKALITITKMKRIQMHDLIQEMGQEIVCEESAKIPGGQSRLWNPDEVCDILKNDKGTDAIESIFLDMTQTTDLYISSNAFRKMPNLRLLAFADSTGHGERRTNNNLYLPTNLELPNSLRYIQWDGYPLKSLPSIGWPKNLVEISMTYSNVEKLWDGVQNLPSLEIIDL; encoded by the exons ATGGATCTGCAGAAATTGATTCTCGATAATACAAATGAAACCGAAAACTCTTTTGTGAAGGACCAAAACTATGCACATATTGAATCTTTATTGAGAACCCAACCAAGAGAAGTTCAAGTAATTGGAGTCTGGGGCATGGGCGGTATAGGTAAGACAACCATTGCTGCTGCTATATTTGAAGAGTTCTCTCCCAAATATGAAGTCAACTGTTTCTTGGCAAATGTAAGAGAAGAATCATCAAAGCATGGATTCAAATACATATTCAATAAGCTTCTTTGTGAGTTACTACAAGAAGATATTCATATTGATACTCCCACAATCATATCCTCTACTATTATGAGTAGATTGAGGCACAAGAAAGCTCTTATTGTTCTAGATGATGTGAATAGTTCTGATCTTCTTGATAATTTGCTCGGAGTAGGACACGATTATCTAGGAGTTGGTAGCAGAGTCATTGTGACAACTCGAGATAGGCATGTCCTTACATGTAGAGCCGTTGACCAAATTCTTGAAGTCAAGGAAATGAACTATCATAACTCCCTTAAACTCTTTAGCTTGAATGCCTTTAACCAGATCCATCCACCTGAGAATGGATTCCAGGAGCTATCGAAGAGAGCAGTTGCTTACGCCAAAGGCAACCCTTTAGCTCTAAAGGTTTTGGGATCGTTTCTTCGTTCCAAAAGTGAAAATGAGTGGGATAGTGCACTAACAAAATTGAAAGGAACTCCTGATGCAAATGTTCATAAGGTGTTGAGATTGAGCTTTGATGAATTGGATGATGCAGAAAAGAATATATTTCTAGACATTGCATGTTTCTTCAAAggggaagaaaaatataaagtaatAATGATATTGAATGCCTGTGGTTTCCATGCAAATATAGGGATAAGAAACCTTTTAGACAAGGCTCTGATAACAATAACCAAAATGAAGAGAATACAAATGCATGACTTGATACAAGAGATGGGTCAAGAAATTGTCTGTGAAGAGTCTGCTAAAATTCCTGGGGGACAAAGTAGATTGTGGAACCCCGATGAAGTTTGTGACATACTGAAGAATGATAAA GGGACTGATGCAATTGAAAGCATATTCTTGGACATGACTCAAACCACAGATCTATATATAAGCTCCAATGCATTTAGAAAGATGCCAAATCTAAGGTTACTTGCCTTTGCTGATAGCACTGGTCATGGGGAAAGGAGAACAAACAATAATTTGTATCTTCCAACAAATCTTGAATTACCTAATAGCTTGAGATATATTCAGTGGGATGGATATCCATTGAAATCTTTACCATCCATTGGTTGGCCTAAAAACTTGGTTGAGATTTCCATGACATACAGCAATGTCGAGAAACTTTGGGACGGAGTACAG AATTTACCAAGTTTAGAGATAATTGACCTTTGA